The Antarcticibacterium sp. 1MA-6-2 genome has a window encoding:
- a CDS encoding site-specific integrase, whose protein sequence is MPDFTTFSVLFFTRKLNRNTKDLSIYARITVNGKCSEMSLQRKTSVNEWDNSKGRLKGTTPRIKKVNSYLDQVYSKLLDTHKKLLDKDSLITPAKIKASYMGLDEDHKTIKDIVAYHNEKMKDVLKWGTLKNYRTTANYLEEFLKKKKKTDNIYLKHINYQFITEFEMFLRSYSPKKGRKTCGTNGTMKHLERLKKLLNLAIKLEWLEKNPFRSYSFKFEKNDRQFLTERELHKMEETVFTSDSLERVKDMFLFSCYSGLSYIDLKELTTDQIVKGIDGKDWIYTKREKTQQSVKIPLLESAKEIINKYQEQHLKEAKEVFPVISNQKINKYLKDIMDSIGIRKKITFHSARHTFATVITLSNGVPIETVSKLLGHTKISTTQIYARVLESKLSSDIYNLDQIISNKKQGNIKG, encoded by the coding sequence ATGCCTGATTTTACTACCTTTTCCGTTCTTTTCTTTACCAGAAAACTGAACCGGAACACAAAAGATTTATCCATTTACGCAAGGATTACAGTAAATGGAAAATGCTCTGAAATGAGTCTTCAAAGAAAGACTTCCGTGAATGAATGGGATAATTCCAAAGGTAGACTCAAAGGAACTACTCCCCGAATTAAAAAAGTTAATAGCTACCTGGATCAAGTTTATTCTAAACTCCTTGACACGCACAAGAAACTTTTAGATAAAGATTCCCTGATTACCCCAGCTAAGATAAAAGCCTCTTACATGGGTCTGGATGAAGATCATAAGACCATTAAGGACATAGTTGCTTATCATAATGAAAAAATGAAAGACGTCCTGAAATGGGGAACCCTTAAAAACTATCGTACTACTGCAAATTACTTAGAAGAGTTTTTAAAAAAGAAAAAGAAAACGGACAACATCTACCTAAAACATATCAATTATCAATTCATTACAGAATTTGAAATGTTCCTCAGAAGCTACAGCCCGAAAAAAGGTCGGAAGACCTGTGGAACCAACGGAACTATGAAACATCTGGAACGGTTAAAGAAACTCCTCAACCTAGCAATCAAATTAGAATGGCTTGAGAAAAATCCTTTTAGGAGCTATAGCTTTAAATTTGAAAAAAATGATCGGCAATTTCTCACAGAGCGTGAGCTTCATAAAATGGAAGAAACAGTTTTTACCAGTGATTCATTGGAACGGGTAAAAGATATGTTTTTATTCTCTTGCTACTCCGGCTTATCCTATATTGATTTAAAAGAACTTACTACTGATCAAATTGTGAAAGGGATAGATGGGAAAGATTGGATCTATACCAAGAGGGAAAAAACGCAGCAATCCGTGAAAATCCCGTTGCTCGAATCTGCTAAGGAAATCATCAATAAATATCAGGAACAGCATTTAAAAGAAGCCAAGGAAGTTTTTCCGGTTATTTCGAACCAGAAGATCAATAAGTATTTGAAAGATATAATGGATAGCATAGGAATAAGGAAGAAAATCACCTTTCATTCTGCTAGGCATACCTTTGCTACGGTAATCACTCTGTCTAATGGAGTTCCAATAGAAACGGTTTCTAAGCTGTTAGGACATACAAAAATCTCCACTACCCAGATTTATGCGAGAGTGCTTGAAAGTAAGCTCAGTTCAGATATTTATAATTTGGATCAAATTATAAGTAATAAAAAGCAGGGGAATATTAAAGGATAA
- a CDS encoding GntR family transcriptional regulator: MEFENNQSIYIQIADNLSDKIINEEYKPGEKIPSVRELAAEVGVNPNTIMRTYTELQSKGIIENKRGIGYFVTSIAPECIIKERKINFFEKILPQFIKEASQLGITQEELKKHLDL; the protein is encoded by the coding sequence ATGGAATTTGAAAACAATCAAAGTATTTATATTCAAATTGCTGATAATCTATCGGATAAAATTATCAATGAAGAATATAAACCCGGTGAAAAGATACCCTCTGTGCGTGAACTTGCGGCAGAAGTAGGTGTAAATCCCAATACTATTATGAGAACTTATACTGAGTTACAATCAAAAGGAATAATTGAGAATAAAAGGGGGATTGGTTATTTCGTTACTTCTATAGCTCCTGAATGCATTATCAAAGAAAGGAAAATTAACTTTTTTGAAAAGATTTTACCTCAATTCATTAAAGAAGCTTCCCAATTAGGTATTACCCAGGAAGAACTTAAGAAACACTTAGACCTCTAA
- a CDS encoding ATP-binding cassette domain-containing protein, with translation MITIRSLEFSHLKRARLFQNLSLNLEPGSITGLLGKNGAGKTSLLKLIAGMLFPKKGEIEVLGYQPKKRLPDFLEMVSYLPEEFYLPNTSVKNYIKANAGFYPHFDHELMKYQLQEFEIPVENLGWKKCLTVKKRSF, from the coding sequence ATGATTACTATTCGGTCTTTAGAATTCTCACATTTAAAACGTGCAAGATTATTTCAAAATCTCTCCCTCAACTTAGAACCGGGAAGTATCACGGGTCTCCTGGGAAAGAATGGTGCCGGGAAAACGAGCTTGTTGAAATTAATAGCCGGAATGCTCTTCCCTAAAAAAGGGGAAATTGAAGTGCTGGGTTATCAACCAAAAAAACGACTGCCTGACTTTTTGGAGATGGTATCCTACCTTCCGGAGGAATTTTACCTTCCCAATACTTCTGTAAAAAATTATATTAAAGCAAATGCCGGGTTCTATCCTCATTTTGATCACGAATTGATGAAATATCAATTACAGGAATTTGAAATACCAGTGGAAAACCTAGGTTGGAAAAAATGTCTTACGGTCAAAAAAAGAAGTTTTTGA
- a CDS encoding PQQ-dependent sugar dehydrogenase, producing MKSTLLLMFSAAIVSVTACAQKDTNIQKPETAIDHEMVVEGLEIPWGMAFLPDGSILITEKSGEIIKFKNGQKQTITGGPEVYNRGQGGLLDIVLHPDYENNGWIYMTYASSEGEGEGGNTAVMRAKLDGAQFTNQEVLYKATPNTTRGQHFGSRMVFDREGYLYFSIGDRGGTNENPQDITRDGGKVYRINDDGSIPQDNPFVGEPNAKEAIYSYGHRNPQGMILHPETGEVWVHEHGPQGGDEINIVKKGKNYGWAEVTYGENYGGGAISDLTTREDVEDPVHYWIPSIAPSGMAFVTSDKYPSLKGNLLVGSLKFQYLEHDVLDGEEVVRREKLLEEIGRVRDVVQAPDGNIYISVEGKGIARLIEKEIEKTEE from the coding sequence ATGAAATCGACCTTATTATTAATGTTTAGCGCTGCTATAGTTTCAGTTACAGCCTGCGCTCAAAAGGACACAAATATTCAAAAACCCGAAACTGCTATAGATCATGAAATGGTGGTAGAAGGCCTGGAGATCCCGTGGGGTATGGCTTTTCTGCCTGATGGAAGTATTCTTATTACTGAAAAAAGCGGAGAAATTATTAAATTCAAAAACGGACAAAAACAGACGATTACCGGGGGACCGGAAGTTTATAACCGCGGTCAGGGCGGATTACTGGACATAGTATTACATCCCGATTATGAAAATAATGGATGGATCTATATGACTTATGCTTCTTCGGAAGGAGAAGGGGAAGGCGGAAATACCGCTGTTATGAGAGCAAAACTGGACGGCGCCCAGTTTACTAATCAGGAGGTGCTATATAAAGCTACTCCAAATACCACCCGTGGACAGCACTTTGGCTCCCGAATGGTTTTTGACAGGGAGGGTTACCTCTATTTCTCGATTGGTGACAGAGGAGGAACAAATGAAAATCCGCAGGACATTACCCGGGATGGAGGAAAAGTTTATCGTATCAATGACGACGGCAGTATTCCACAGGATAATCCTTTTGTGGGAGAACCAAATGCAAAAGAAGCTATCTATAGCTATGGACATAGGAATCCGCAGGGAATGATCCTACATCCTGAAACCGGGGAAGTTTGGGTACACGAACATGGTCCACAGGGAGGAGACGAAATAAATATCGTAAAAAAAGGTAAAAATTATGGCTGGGCCGAAGTTACCTACGGAGAAAACTATGGAGGTGGCGCAATATCTGATCTTACCACAAGAGAAGATGTTGAAGACCCTGTTCATTACTGGATCCCTTCAATAGCACCCAGTGGGATGGCTTTTGTAACATCAGATAAATATCCTTCATTAAAAGGTAATCTGTTAGTGGGCTCCCTAAAATTTCAATACCTGGAGCACGATGTTTTGGATGGCGAAGAAGTTGTAAGAAGAGAAAAACTTCTGGAAGAAATAGGCCGGGTACGCGATGTTGTACAGGCACCAGATGGCAACATTTATATTTCTGTAGAGGGAAAGGGAATCGCCAGATTAATAGAGAAGGAAATCGAAAAAACTGAAGAATGA
- a CDS encoding cytochrome c translates to MKIVLKIFLIAALLSCKSNKEEKQEDDLYIMAGQEQAQANPVQQSESYKRGKEVYNDFCVTCHLANGKGISGAFPPLDGSNWLTKKRTESISAVKHGLKGPIEVNGEEYNSVMVDLGLTDEEVADVMNYINNSWSNRIEEPVTVEEVAKVEK, encoded by the coding sequence ATGAAAATAGTTTTAAAGATATTCTTAATTGCAGCTTTACTTAGTTGTAAATCCAATAAAGAAGAAAAACAGGAAGACGACCTTTATATAATGGCAGGCCAGGAACAGGCCCAGGCAAACCCGGTGCAACAAAGCGAGAGCTATAAACGGGGTAAGGAAGTTTACAACGATTTTTGTGTTACCTGTCACCTTGCCAATGGAAAAGGAATTTCCGGGGCTTTTCCACCCCTGGATGGATCTAACTGGCTTACGAAGAAAAGAACCGAAAGTATAAGTGCCGTTAAGCACGGCCTGAAAGGACCAATAGAAGTGAACGGTGAAGAGTACAACAGTGTTATGGTAGATCTTGGACTCACTGATGAGGAAGTAGCTGATGTTATGAACTATATCAACAACTCCTGGAGTAATAGAATTGAAGAACCCGTGACTGTGGAAGAAGTTGCAAAAGTTGAAAAGTAA
- the udk gene encoding uridine kinase: protein MLIIGIAGGTGSGKTTVVSQIIEELKNEEVDVISQDSYYQDTSHLSFEDRKKINFDHPKSIDFELLLSHLEELKAGNTIQEPIYSFTEHNRTGETRTIHPRKVLIVEGILILTHTEVRNMFDIKIYVHADSDERLIRRLKRDINDRGRDLDEVLWRYQTTLKPMHQQFIEPTKEFADIIIPTNKYNTVAVDIVQTIIKDRLG, encoded by the coding sequence ATGCTCATTATAGGAATTGCCGGAGGAACGGGAAGCGGAAAAACCACGGTTGTAAGTCAGATCATTGAAGAATTAAAAAATGAAGAAGTCGATGTGATCTCCCAGGATTCCTATTATCAGGACACCAGCCATTTAAGTTTTGAAGATCGAAAAAAGATCAATTTTGATCACCCTAAATCAATAGACTTTGAATTACTCCTTTCTCATCTTGAGGAGCTTAAAGCAGGCAACACTATTCAGGAACCCATATATTCTTTTACAGAACACAATCGCACAGGGGAAACCAGGACGATTCATCCTCGGAAGGTTTTAATTGTGGAAGGAATCCTTATTCTCACCCACACCGAAGTTAGGAACATGTTTGATATTAAGATCTATGTACATGCCGATAGTGATGAGCGGTTAATCAGGAGGTTAAAGAGAGATATCAACGACCGGGGGCGTGACCTGGATGAAGTTTTGTGGAGATACCAAACCACTCTTAAACCTATGCACCAGCAGTTTATTGAACCAACCAAAGAATTTGCAGATATTATTATTCCAACTAACAAGTACAATACCGTTGCTGTTGATATTGTGCAAACAATTATAAAAGACAGGTTAGGATAA
- a CDS encoding septum formation initiator family protein translates to MKLKDIRTKRWFRILSNRYVLVLIIFAFWMFFLDSNSWLIHHELDQEINELETNKKYYQKEIAKDKTVIEKLNDSFELESYARQNYYMKRPDEDIFIIEYDTID, encoded by the coding sequence ATGAAATTGAAAGATATTCGTACTAAAAGATGGTTCAGGATACTAAGCAACCGCTATGTTCTTGTATTGATCATTTTTGCATTCTGGATGTTTTTTCTGGATAGTAATTCCTGGCTTATTCACCATGAGCTGGACCAGGAGATAAATGAGCTGGAGACCAACAAAAAATATTATCAAAAAGAAATTGCAAAAGATAAGACGGTGATAGAGAAACTGAATGATTCTTTTGAACTTGAGAGTTATGCGCGCCAGAATTATTATATGAAAAGGCCAGATGAAGATATATTTATAATAGAATATGATACCATAGATTAA
- a CDS encoding methylmalonyl-CoA mutase subunit beta: MSQPLFEEFEEISAKQWKQKIQFDLKGADYNKELIYKSRDGINIKPFYNSEDIKEPARVPSPQHWEICEKIYVASEEISNHRAKEVLKKGAESLWFVIPSDETRIEKLLKNIPVDQVKLYFSFLFLSEEYIKKLADFLPEKSTGVHLNLDIIGNLAKTGNWYANMQQDHQVLEKIIGNSEKFESVLSIDSTLYQNAGATIPQELAYSLAHANEYCNHFSNKEISTNLKFQFLVSTGANYFFEIAKVRALRLLFSSLASEYNLNDSCFILAQPTKRDKTLYDYNVNLLRTTMQSMSAVLGGADAVYNSPYDAIYHKNNEFGDRIARNQLLVLKNESYLDKVSNAAEGAYYIESLTTQFAEKALEIFKEIEKGGGFLKQLQEGVIQRKIEESVQKEQEQFDKGELVLIGTNKYPNPADKMKGELELFPFLKNKPRKTLIQPILERRLAEKYEQERLEKE, encoded by the coding sequence ATGAGCCAGCCTTTATTTGAGGAATTTGAAGAAATATCTGCAAAGCAATGGAAACAAAAAATCCAGTTTGATCTAAAGGGAGCCGACTATAATAAGGAATTGATCTACAAGAGTCGTGACGGTATCAATATCAAACCCTTTTATAATTCTGAAGATATTAAAGAACCTGCCCGGGTTCCTTCCCCTCAACACTGGGAAATCTGCGAGAAGATCTATGTGGCTTCTGAAGAAATAAGTAATCACCGTGCAAAAGAAGTTCTGAAGAAAGGAGCTGAAAGTCTTTGGTTCGTCATCCCTTCTGATGAGACAAGAATTGAAAAATTACTCAAAAATATTCCGGTTGATCAGGTAAAATTATATTTCAGCTTCTTATTTCTTTCTGAAGAATACATCAAAAAACTGGCAGATTTTCTTCCGGAGAAATCTACCGGAGTGCATTTAAATTTAGATATTATCGGAAATCTTGCGAAAACCGGGAACTGGTATGCGAATATGCAACAGGATCACCAGGTTTTGGAGAAGATCATCGGTAATTCAGAGAAATTTGAATCTGTTTTAAGTATAGATTCAACCCTTTATCAAAACGCGGGGGCAACAATTCCGCAGGAGTTGGCATACAGTTTAGCTCACGCCAATGAATATTGTAACCACTTCAGCAATAAAGAAATTTCAACTAACTTAAAATTTCAGTTTTTGGTTTCAACAGGAGCCAATTACTTTTTCGAAATTGCCAAGGTACGGGCACTGCGCCTATTGTTCAGCAGTCTGGCTTCCGAATATAATTTGAACGACTCTTGTTTTATTCTCGCGCAACCTACAAAACGGGATAAGACTTTGTATGACTACAACGTAAATCTTCTGCGTACTACAATGCAGAGTATGAGTGCTGTTTTAGGTGGGGCTGATGCTGTATACAACTCTCCCTATGATGCTATTTATCATAAGAATAACGAGTTTGGAGACAGGATTGCGAGAAATCAATTACTCGTTCTAAAAAATGAAAGCTACCTCGATAAAGTCTCTAATGCTGCGGAAGGAGCTTACTATATTGAAAGCCTGACGACTCAATTTGCTGAAAAAGCTCTCGAAATATTTAAAGAAATAGAAAAAGGTGGTGGTTTCCTGAAGCAATTACAGGAAGGTGTTATACAGCGGAAAATTGAAGAAAGCGTGCAAAAGGAACAGGAGCAATTTGACAAAGGAGAACTTGTTCTCATTGGCACAAACAAATACCCCAATCCTGCAGACAAGATGAAGGGAGAATTGGAATTATTTCCTTTTCTGAAAAACAAGCCACGAAAGACATTAATTCAGCCCATCCTGGAACGAAGGTTAGCTGAAAAGTATGAGCAGGAAAGGCTTGAAAAAGAATAA
- a CDS encoding TlpA disulfide reductase family protein, which translates to MEAFTHKYSSEISAYVAKYITPYMRKSESIDFMEPWHKKDSVMANHFNLRNDLIYDITKTRSLKYDVENRITDADQAYKYWNELSATIENDFLKKEGERIVLSKFPKKEIKANGENSSPIMAVKSVTIPLPEGKPKKLFYEIADKYKGKIVFIDFWATTCGPCVGTIKSMKDTRKKYKNNPDFEFVFITDEAQSPLEYYNKFTKEQEMTNLHRVDTDIYNRFRQLFQFNGIPRYVVLNKKGELIDGNFPMHNFTSKLPDILEKNK; encoded by the coding sequence ATGGAGGCTTTTACACACAAGTATTCAAGCGAGATATCAGCCTATGTAGCAAAATATATTACACCTTATATGCGCAAATCTGAATCTATAGATTTTATGGAGCCCTGGCATAAAAAAGATTCTGTCATGGCTAATCATTTTAATTTACGAAATGACTTGATCTATGATATTACTAAAACAAGAAGCTTAAAGTATGATGTTGAAAATAGAATAACAGATGCAGATCAGGCTTATAAATACTGGAACGAACTTTCTGCAACTATTGAAAATGATTTTCTAAAAAAGGAAGGGGAAAGAATAGTGCTAAGTAAATTTCCGAAAAAAGAAATCAAGGCTAACGGAGAAAATAGTTCTCCAATAATGGCAGTTAAATCTGTAACAATTCCCTTACCCGAAGGAAAACCTAAAAAGCTGTTTTATGAGATTGCAGATAAATACAAAGGAAAAATCGTTTTTATAGACTTTTGGGCAACTACCTGTGGGCCTTGTGTGGGAACAATAAAAAGTATGAAAGACACTCGAAAAAAATATAAAAATAATCCCGATTTCGAATTTGTATTTATTACAGACGAAGCTCAATCTCCTTTAGAGTATTATAATAAATTTACTAAAGAACAAGAAATGACAAACCTTCATAGAGTAGATACCGATATCTATAACAGGTTTAGACAATTATTTCAATTTAACGGTATTCCACGATATGTGGTACTAAATAAAAAAGGTGAGCTCATTGATGGTAATTTCCCGATGCACAATTTCACCTCAAAATTGCCCGATATTTTAGAAAAGAATAAGTAA
- a CDS encoding TlpA disulfide reductase family protein — protein MKTLVFTILFCIFFIEVPAKTKVQVVDNPSYDLATTKRFRISKIELSEKETKVHLEWSIPEGWWIQYAADTFLKNPETGEKFTVIKIEDEEFDTRIDIGASGTHHSIFIFPPLEKGIEKIDYNDQFYGLYLNGKKPQKSSEVPENMKKWMDTELAKVKKDPLQDYESDKFFSKEPAKIIGYIKGYDSRLGFETGIYYASNELTREEYPVTIEIYEDGRFEADIPLIHPTTSYIVFNNRILNFYLEPGHTLGMVLDWKDFLEAEHKDNIYYAQAAIEFKGRMAEINKNLSQFQFPQFDYDEYQKNRLSLSAEEFKKYVFNFREENKKKLDAFLKHSEISGNAEWILRNENKLQGVIMMMNYLRDRDYYQRQNPENEYLKEKIGMEFYSFLQDLPLNERALLINKNFGEFINQFEFTKPLSFHPKETSFTPEITELEYLEKQSIKITEEERKLLAKKIFYSQEEVMQNMKDRMEFREKYGDQIKEYADKYISPYIADFKKSTDYMDPWHKKDSVMVNHFKLKNDLIYDITKTRNLKSILERITEADEAHHYWKDLSATIENDFLKKEGERIVKKKFPGKKKTADGANPPSITLNFEIIPLLKGKAKDLFYDIADQYRGKILFIDFWATSCGPCVATIKEMKGIRKTHENNPDIEFVFITDEAQSPLEYYNKFTKEQEMTNIHRVNTDTYNRFRQLFQFNGIPRYVVLNKKGELIDGNFPMHNFTSKLPDILEKNK, from the coding sequence ATGAAGACCTTAGTTTTCACAATCCTGTTCTGCATTTTTTTCATAGAAGTCCCTGCAAAAACTAAAGTTCAGGTCGTGGACAATCCTTCCTACGATCTCGCAACAACGAAACGATTTAGGATTTCAAAAATAGAACTGTCTGAAAAAGAAACCAAAGTACACCTTGAATGGAGTATACCGGAGGGATGGTGGATCCAGTACGCTGCCGATACTTTTTTAAAAAATCCGGAAACCGGGGAAAAATTTACTGTTATTAAAATAGAGGATGAAGAATTCGACACCCGGATTGATATTGGTGCAAGCGGAACCCACCATAGCATATTCATATTCCCTCCTCTGGAAAAAGGAATAGAAAAGATCGATTATAACGACCAGTTTTATGGGCTTTATCTCAATGGAAAAAAGCCTCAAAAATCTTCTGAAGTTCCTGAAAATATGAAGAAATGGATGGATACAGAGCTGGCAAAAGTAAAAAAAGACCCTCTTCAGGATTACGAAAGCGACAAATTCTTCAGCAAAGAACCAGCTAAAATTATAGGATATATTAAAGGGTATGATTCGAGACTGGGTTTTGAAACCGGGATTTATTATGCTTCCAATGAACTTACCAGGGAAGAGTACCCTGTCACAATTGAAATTTATGAGGATGGAAGATTTGAGGCAGATATTCCTTTAATTCATCCCACAACATCATATATCGTATTCAATAACAGGATATTAAATTTTTATCTGGAACCGGGTCATACCCTGGGAATGGTTTTGGACTGGAAAGATTTTTTAGAAGCAGAGCATAAGGATAATATATATTATGCACAAGCTGCTATTGAATTTAAAGGCAGAATGGCTGAAATCAATAAAAATTTGTCCCAATTTCAATTTCCGCAGTTTGATTATGATGAATACCAAAAGAACCGCTTAAGCCTTTCTGCAGAGGAATTTAAAAAATATGTTTTTAATTTCCGAGAAGAGAATAAAAAGAAATTGGACGCTTTTCTTAAACACAGTGAAATTTCAGGTAATGCTGAATGGATCTTACGAAATGAGAATAAACTACAAGGGGTTATTATGATGATGAATTACTTAAGGGATCGTGATTATTATCAAAGACAAAATCCGGAGAATGAATATCTAAAAGAGAAAATCGGAATGGAATTTTATAGCTTTCTACAGGACCTTCCACTCAATGAAAGGGCACTTCTTATCAATAAGAATTTCGGCGAATTTATAAACCAGTTTGAATTTACAAAGCCATTAAGCTTCCATCCTAAAGAAACTTCTTTTACTCCTGAAATTACGGAACTGGAATATTTGGAAAAACAAAGTATTAAAATTACCGAAGAGGAAAGAAAATTATTAGCAAAGAAAATATTTTATTCACAGGAAGAGGTGATGCAAAACATGAAAGATCGAATGGAATTTCGGGAAAAATATGGAGATCAAATCAAAGAATATGCAGATAAGTATATTTCACCTTATATAGCCGATTTTAAAAAATCTACGGATTATATGGATCCCTGGCACAAAAAAGATTCAGTTATGGTGAACCATTTTAAATTAAAGAATGATTTAATTTATGACATCACAAAAACGAGAAATTTAAAAAGTATTCTTGAGAGAATAACAGAAGCAGATGAAGCTCACCATTACTGGAAGGATCTTTCTGCTACTATTGAAAATGATTTTTTAAAAAAAGAAGGAGAAAGGATTGTAAAGAAAAAATTTCCCGGGAAAAAGAAAACTGCTGATGGAGCAAATCCTCCTTCAATTACTCTAAATTTTGAGATAATTCCCTTACTAAAAGGAAAAGCTAAAGATCTATTTTATGATATTGCCGACCAATATAGAGGTAAAATACTTTTTATAGATTTCTGGGCTACAAGCTGCGGTCCTTGTGTGGCAACAATTAAAGAAATGAAGGGAATACGAAAAACACATGAAAATAATCCTGATATTGAGTTTGTATTTATTACAGACGAAGCTCAATCTCCTTTAGAGTATTATAATAAATTTACTAAAGAACAGGAAATGACAAACATTCATAGAGTAAATACTGATACTTATAACAGGTTCAGACAATTATTTCAGTTTAACGGTATTCCACGATATGTGGTATTAAATAAAAAAGGTGAGCTCATTGATGGTAATTTCCCGATGCACAATTTCACCTCAAAATTGCCCGATATTTTAGAAAAGAATAAGTAA
- a CDS encoding ParA family protein, which translates to MGKIIAIANQKGGVGKTTTSVNLAASLGVLEKKVLLIDADPQANATSGLGIDVEQVELGTYQLLEHSIKAEEAIMKTSSPNLDIIPSHIDLVAIEIELVDQDEREYMLKKAITHLKDSYDYILIDCAPSLGLLTLNALTASDSVIIPIQCEYFALEGLGKLLNTIKSVQKIHNKTLDIEGLLLTMYDSRLRLSNQVVEEVQKHFNEMVFTTIIQRNVRLSEAPSYGESIINYDAGSKGATNYLSLAHEIIKKNA; encoded by the coding sequence ATGGGTAAAATCATTGCTATTGCAAACCAAAAAGGAGGGGTTGGAAAAACGACCACTTCTGTGAATCTGGCGGCTTCTCTGGGAGTACTTGAGAAGAAAGTTCTTTTAATAGATGCAGACCCACAGGCCAATGCGACTTCGGGATTGGGAATAGATGTTGAGCAGGTAGAATTAGGTACTTATCAACTTCTGGAACATTCAATAAAGGCTGAAGAAGCCATTATGAAGACCAGCTCCCCTAACCTGGATATCATTCCGTCGCATATAGATTTGGTAGCTATAGAAATAGAGCTGGTGGATCAGGATGAAAGAGAATATATGCTTAAAAAAGCTATTACTCATCTCAAAGACAGCTATGATTACATCCTGATAGATTGTGCACCATCTCTTGGACTGCTTACTCTAAACGCCCTCACGGCTTCTGATTCTGTTATTATTCCAATCCAGTGCGAGTACTTTGCTCTGGAAGGACTTGGTAAACTTCTCAACACTATAAAAAGTGTACAGAAGATCCACAACAAAACATTGGACATTGAAGGCTTACTACTCACTATGTATGATTCAAGATTAAGACTCTCTAATCAGGTAGTGGAAGAAGTACAGAAGCATTTTAATGAAATGGTCTTTACCACAATCATACAAAGAAATGTGCGTTTAAGTGAAGCCCCCAGTTATGGAGAAAGTATAATCAACTATGATGCGGGAAGTAAGGGTGCAACAAATTATTTAAGCCTGGCGCACGAAATTATTAAGAAAAACGCTTAA
- a CDS encoding ParB/RepB/Spo0J family partition protein, translating to MAKATKKQALGRGLSALLKDPEQDIKSAEDKNADKLVGHIVELELTSIEVNPFQPRTSFNEESLRELASSIKELGVIQPITVRKLEFNKYQLVSGERRFRASKLIGLETIPAYIRIANDQESLEMALVENIQRQDLDPIEIALSYQRLIDEINLTQEQLSERVGKNRSTIANYLRLLKLDPIIQTGMRDGFLSMGHGRAIINIEDPQVQLDIYEKILEKSLSVRDTEKLVREIGGVTTEKLAPKAKALPNEFKKGLKEFSDYLGTKVDIKVAQKGKGKLIIPFTSEEDFNRIKKLIQGES from the coding sequence ATGGCGAAAGCTACCAAGAAACAAGCATTAGGACGAGGACTTTCAGCATTGCTGAAGGATCCCGAACAAGACATAAAATCTGCTGAAGACAAAAACGCCGATAAACTCGTTGGCCATATTGTCGAACTGGAACTGACTTCTATTGAAGTAAATCCATTTCAGCCAAGGACCAGTTTTAACGAGGAATCGCTTCGGGAACTAGCTTCTTCCATAAAGGAGCTTGGAGTAATCCAACCTATTACGGTTAGAAAACTTGAATTCAACAAATATCAGTTGGTTTCCGGGGAAAGAAGGTTCAGGGCTTCAAAATTAATTGGGCTGGAAACCATCCCGGCATATATCAGGATTGCCAATGACCAGGAATCGCTGGAGATGGCGCTGGTGGAGAATATTCAGCGACAGGATTTAGATCCTATCGAAATCGCTTTATCCTACCAAAGACTGATTGACGAGATCAACCTTACCCAGGAACAATTAAGTGAAAGGGTCGGGAAAAATCGTTCTACAATTGCCAATTACCTGAGGTTACTAAAACTAGACCCAATTATCCAAACCGGGATGAGAGATGGTTTTCTTTCAATGGGCCACGGAAGAGCAATAATAAATATTGAAGACCCACAGGTACAACTGGATATTTATGAAAAAATCCTGGAGAAGTCACTTTCAGTAAGAGATACCGAAAAACTCGTAAGAGAGATAGGCGGTGTAACTACAGAGAAACTAGCTCCCAAGGCAAAAGCCCTTCCCAATGAATTTAAAAAAGGTCTTAAGGAATTTTCAGATTATCTTGGAACTAAAGTAGATATCAAGGTTGCACAAAAAGGCAAAGGAAAACTTATTATCCCTTTCACTTCAGAAGAAGATTTCAACAGAATAAAAAAATTAATCCAGGGTGAGTCTTAG